Proteins from a genomic interval of Colias croceus chromosome 2, ilColCroc2.1:
- the LOC123704410 gene encoding neuronal membrane glycoprotein M6-a, with amino-acid sequence MGDTCQACLTRIPHATLIATIMCCLGVGVFCGTMYRGSALSILMFDEVFHFRLIWIEALQMIFIVGSACMAALGFMLLCLGCLTTGATRQKVYRAWRARVGGRISCAIFMIITYILTFTWLILLGFLVITTFLFTIFWKLCSKPRNIDLSTCIDFTQFDFMFPSSVRQEDMKICEAHKVKLFCKDYVEKAEFMFILAMVSCILVILSLVHYLMCLSANYAHIRDHEKFQELQELQYLTNPDLHASKDRF; translated from the coding sequence ATGGGTGATACGTGTCAAGCTTGCCTTACGAGAATCCCTCATGCGACTCTCATAGCTACAATAATGTGTTGTCTGGGCGTGGGGGTATTTTGTGGAACTATGTATCGAGGATCGGCACTTTCTATTTTGATGTTCGATGAAGTTTTTCACTTTCGTCTAATATGGATCGAGGCATTGCAGATGATATTCATCGTCGGTAGTGCTTGTATGGCTGCATTGGGTTTCATGTTGTTATGTTTAGGTTGCCTAACTACAGGTGCCACTCGACAAAAGGTTTATCGGGCATGGAGAGCTAGAGTCGGTGGAAGAATATCTTGCGCAATATTCATGATAATCACGTACATTCTCACATTCACCTGGCTTATTCTCCTCGGATTTCTGGTTATCACCACATTCTTGTTTACGATATTTTGGAAGCTTTGTTCGAAGCCTAGAAACATAGACTTATCGACGTGCATTGATTTTACTCAATTTGACTTTATGTTTCCGTCTTCTGTAAGACAAGAAGATATGAAGATTTGTGAAGCACACAAagtgaaattattttgtaaagacTATGTCGAAAAGGctgaatttatgtttatattggCAATGGTTTCTTGCATTCTCGTTATTTTAAGTTTAGTTCACTATTTGATGTGTCTGTCTGCTAACTATGCACACATCCGTGACCATGAGAAATTCCAAGAATTGCAAGAGCTGCAATACCTCACAAACCCTGACTTGCATGCTTCTAAAGACAGATTCTAG
- the LOC123704414 gene encoding probable Golgi SNAP receptor complex member 2 produces the protein MEVLYHQTSQLIQETTDLFHKLDNDTNPEKIENDIQLRINQINGNCEKLDIMVFKTPINQRPMAKMRVDQLKYDNKHIQASLINAQNKRRRREQERTERDQLLSRRFGNDHMAITVDYMAQENSSLQNSHRNVDEMLHTGSNILETLRYNRETLKGAHRRLIDLANTLGLSNATISLIERRVSQDKYVLYGGMFVTLSVIVLVIIYLT, from the exons ATGGAGGTACTTTATCATCAGACCAGTCAATTAATACAAGAAACTActgatttatttcataaacttGATAATGATACTAATCcagaaaaaattgaaaatgataTTCAATTAAGGATAAACCAGATTAATGG GAATTGTGAGAAACTAGATATCATGGTGTTTAAAACACCTATCAATCAAAGACCTATGGCAAAGATGAGGGTGGACCAACTTAAATATGACAATAAACATATACAG GCGTCACTAATAAATGCTCAAAATAAAAGACGAAGGCGGGAACAAGAAAGGACAGAAAGGGACCAGTTGCTAAGCAGACGTTTTGGGAATGATCACATGGCTATCACTGTGGATTATATGGCACAGGAAAATTCATCATTGCAGAACTCACATAGGAATGTTGATGAAATGTTACATACAG gaTCAAATATTCTGGAGACGCTTCGCTACAACCGCGAGACATTAAAGGGTGCCCACCGCAGGCTTATAGACTTGGCTAACACATTAGGGCTATCCAATGCAACAATCTCCCTTATAGAGAGGAGGGTCTCTCAAGACAAATACGTGCTTTATGGTGGAATGTTTGTAACGTTATCTGTGATTGTCCTCGTTATTATATATCtaacatag